From Triticum aestivum cultivar Chinese Spring chromosome 4A, IWGSC CS RefSeq v2.1, whole genome shotgun sequence, a single genomic window includes:
- the LOC123083136 gene encoding cortical cell-delineating protein-like, with amino-acid sequence MASRAAIFVTLSLLLSAVTTHGCGPYCQPPVVVPTPPIVVPPPYHGGGAHGHGGQCSIDALKLRVCVNVLGGLLGLKVSVPARDECCPLLHGLVDLDAVICLCTAVRANVLSIHLDVPVDISLLLNHCGKTCPSEFTCPAH; translated from the coding sequence ATGGCATCCAGAGCTGCCATCTTCGTCACCCTGAGCCTCCTCCTCTCCGCCGTCACCACGCACGGCTGCGGACCCTACTGCCAGCCGCCAGTCGTCGTGCCGACGCCGCCCATTGTCGTTCCACCGCCATACCATGGAGGAGGAGCGCACGGCCACGGCGGGCAGTGCTCCATCGACGCGCTAAAGCTGAGGGTGTGCGTCAACGTTCTCGGCGGCCTGCTCGGCCTCAAGGTCAGCGTGCCGGCGCGCGACGAGTGCTGCCCGCTGCTCCACGGGTTGGTCGACCTTGACGCCGTCATCTGCCTCTGCACCGCCGTCAGGGCCAACGTCCTCAGCATCCACCTCGACGTGCCTGTGGACATCAGCCTCCTCCTCAACCACTGCGGCAAGACGTGCCCGTCCGAGTTCACTTGCCCAGCCCATTAA